The Primulina eburnea isolate SZY01 chromosome 8, ASM2296580v1, whole genome shotgun sequence genome contains a region encoding:
- the LOC140838565 gene encoding glucosidase 2 subunit beta isoform X3, whose amino-acid sequence MAAFAVCLFLFSLCIQVPCSSSSSHGIHPLDEKYYHGDFIRCKDGSKSFSRERLNDNFCDCLDGTDEPGTSACPAGKFYCRNAGSTPRFLFSSRVNDDICDCCDGSDEYDGTVICPNTCVMGGNIVYQTRDYDSFGNSRKSKPGINTEESTHKLREPEEELVEWVHHWNLSLNLMKIVLSQSVKKPDKDL is encoded by the exons ATGGCAGCTTTTGCTGTTTGTCTGTTCCTTTTTTCTCTCTGCATTCAAGTCCCTTGTTCCTCGTCTTCTTCGCATGGGATCCATCCCTTAG ATGAAAAGTACTACCATGGAGATTTCATCAGATGTAAAGATGGGTCCAAATCCTTTTCCAGAGAACGTCTCAATGACAACTTCTGCGATTGCTTAGATGGAACCGATGAACCTG GAACTTCTGCATGCCCAGCTGGTAAATTCTACTGCAGAAATGCAGGAAGTACTCCAAGATTCTTATTTTCATCTCGTGTGAATGATGATATTTGTG ATTGTTGTGATGggagtgatgaatatgatggaACTGTAATCTGTCCCAACACCTGCGTCATGGGTGGAAATATTGTTTACCAAACAAGAGATTACGACTCATTTGGTAATTCAAGAAAAAGTAAACCTGGGATTAATACGGAGGAGTCGACACATAAACTTAGAG AGCCAGAAGAAGAACTCGTTGAATGGGTTCACCACTGGAATCTTTCTCTAAACTTG ATGAAAATTGTTCTCTCACAATCAGTCAAGAAGCCTGATAAAGATCTTTAG
- the LOC140838565 gene encoding uncharacterized protein isoform X4 produces the protein MRGLELLSINFHLINTKYLCSDILTKEEKGARNIYVHDFLEGGTSACPAGKFYCRNAGSTPRFLFSSRVNDDICDCCDGSDEYDGTVICPNTCVMGGNIVYQTRDYDSFGNSRKSKPGINTEESTHKLREPEEELVEWVHHWNLSLNLQVCDINSISFRGVLGNGRLDDHRRFGSTEGYDRKSRPRLVAT, from the exons ATGCGAGGGTTGGAACTCTTGAGCATAAATTTTCACTTGATTAATACCAAGTATTTGTGCTCGGACATATTAACAAAAGAAGAAAAGGGTGCACGGAATATCTACGTGCATGACTTTTTGGAAGGTG GAACTTCTGCATGCCCAGCTGGTAAATTCTACTGCAGAAATGCAGGAAGTACTCCAAGATTCTTATTTTCATCTCGTGTGAATGATGATATTTGTG ATTGTTGTGATGggagtgatgaatatgatggaACTGTAATCTGTCCCAACACCTGCGTCATGGGTGGAAATATTGTTTACCAAACAAGAGATTACGACTCATTTGGTAATTCAAGAAAAAGTAAACCTGGGATTAATACGGAGGAGTCGACACATAAACTTAGAG AGCCAGAAGAAGAACTCGTTGAATGGGTTCACCACTGGAATCTTTCTCTAAACTTG CAGGTATGCGACATCAATTCCATTTCCTTTCGGGGAGTCTTAGGGAATGGACGCCTTGACGACCATAGGAGATTTGGTTCAACTGAGGGGTATGATAGGAAGAGCCGACCGAGGTTAGTCGCCACCTGA
- the LOC140838565 gene encoding glucosidase 2 subunit beta isoform X6, whose translation MAAFAVCLFLFSLCIQVPCSSSSSHGIHPLDEKYYHGDFIRCKDGSKSFSRERLNDNFCDCLDGTDEPGTSACPAGKFYCRNAGSTPRFLFSSRVNDDICDCCDGSDEYDGTVICPNTCVMGGNIVYQTRDYDSFGNSRKSKPGINTEESTHKLREPEEELVEWVHHWNLSLNLVM comes from the exons ATGGCAGCTTTTGCTGTTTGTCTGTTCCTTTTTTCTCTCTGCATTCAAGTCCCTTGTTCCTCGTCTTCTTCGCATGGGATCCATCCCTTAG ATGAAAAGTACTACCATGGAGATTTCATCAGATGTAAAGATGGGTCCAAATCCTTTTCCAGAGAACGTCTCAATGACAACTTCTGCGATTGCTTAGATGGAACCGATGAACCTG GAACTTCTGCATGCCCAGCTGGTAAATTCTACTGCAGAAATGCAGGAAGTACTCCAAGATTCTTATTTTCATCTCGTGTGAATGATGATATTTGTG ATTGTTGTGATGggagtgatgaatatgatggaACTGTAATCTGTCCCAACACCTGCGTCATGGGTGGAAATATTGTTTACCAAACAAGAGATTACGACTCATTTGGTAATTCAAGAAAAAGTAAACCTGGGATTAATACGGAGGAGTCGACACATAAACTTAGAG AGCCAGAAGAAGAACTCGTTGAATGGGTTCACCACTGGAATCTTTCTCTAAACTTG GTTATGTAG
- the LOC140838565 gene encoding glucosidase 2 subunit beta isoform X1 yields the protein MAAFAVCLFLFSLCIQVPCSSSSSHGIHPLDEKYYHGDFIRCKDGSKSFSRERLNDNFCDCLDGTDEPGTSACPAGKFYCRNAGSTPRFLFSSRVNDDICDCCDGSDEYDGTVICPNTCVMGGNIVYQTRDYDSFGNSRKSKPGINTEESTHKLREPEEELVEWVHHWNLSLNLQVCDINSISFRGVLGNGRLDDHRRFGSTEGYDRKSRPRLVAT from the exons ATGGCAGCTTTTGCTGTTTGTCTGTTCCTTTTTTCTCTCTGCATTCAAGTCCCTTGTTCCTCGTCTTCTTCGCATGGGATCCATCCCTTAG ATGAAAAGTACTACCATGGAGATTTCATCAGATGTAAAGATGGGTCCAAATCCTTTTCCAGAGAACGTCTCAATGACAACTTCTGCGATTGCTTAGATGGAACCGATGAACCTG GAACTTCTGCATGCCCAGCTGGTAAATTCTACTGCAGAAATGCAGGAAGTACTCCAAGATTCTTATTTTCATCTCGTGTGAATGATGATATTTGTG ATTGTTGTGATGggagtgatgaatatgatggaACTGTAATCTGTCCCAACACCTGCGTCATGGGTGGAAATATTGTTTACCAAACAAGAGATTACGACTCATTTGGTAATTCAAGAAAAAGTAAACCTGGGATTAATACGGAGGAGTCGACACATAAACTTAGAG AGCCAGAAGAAGAACTCGTTGAATGGGTTCACCACTGGAATCTTTCTCTAAACTTG CAGGTATGCGACATCAATTCCATTTCCTTTCGGGGAGTCTTAGGGAATGGACGCCTTGACGACCATAGGAGATTTGGTTCAACTGAGGGGTATGATAGGAAGAGCCGACCGAGGTTAGTCGCCACCTGA
- the LOC140838565 gene encoding glucosidase 2 subunit beta isoform X2, with protein MAAFAVCLFLFSLCIQVPCSSSSSHGIHPLDEKYYHGDFIRCKDGSKSFSRERLNDNFCDCLDGTDEPGTSACPAGKFYCRNAGSTPRFLFSSRVNDDICDCCDGSDEYDGTVICPNTCVMGGNIVYQTRDYDSFGNSRKSKPGINTEESTHKLREPEEELVEWVHHWNLSLNLVCDINSISFRGVLGNGRLDDHRRFGSTEGYDRKSRPRLVAT; from the exons ATGGCAGCTTTTGCTGTTTGTCTGTTCCTTTTTTCTCTCTGCATTCAAGTCCCTTGTTCCTCGTCTTCTTCGCATGGGATCCATCCCTTAG ATGAAAAGTACTACCATGGAGATTTCATCAGATGTAAAGATGGGTCCAAATCCTTTTCCAGAGAACGTCTCAATGACAACTTCTGCGATTGCTTAGATGGAACCGATGAACCTG GAACTTCTGCATGCCCAGCTGGTAAATTCTACTGCAGAAATGCAGGAAGTACTCCAAGATTCTTATTTTCATCTCGTGTGAATGATGATATTTGTG ATTGTTGTGATGggagtgatgaatatgatggaACTGTAATCTGTCCCAACACCTGCGTCATGGGTGGAAATATTGTTTACCAAACAAGAGATTACGACTCATTTGGTAATTCAAGAAAAAGTAAACCTGGGATTAATACGGAGGAGTCGACACATAAACTTAGAG AGCCAGAAGAAGAACTCGTTGAATGGGTTCACCACTGGAATCTTTCTCTAAACTTG GTATGCGACATCAATTCCATTTCCTTTCGGGGAGTCTTAGGGAATGGACGCCTTGACGACCATAGGAGATTTGGTTCAACTGAGGGGTATGATAGGAAGAGCCGACCGAGGTTAGTCGCCACCTGA
- the LOC140838569 gene encoding protein DETOXIFICATION 40-like, which produces MDSSSSLDQGVNESLLKSQIQDAEVSSELEGILSDTSLSRRRRLQKATALELRYLFRLAGPAIVVYLLNNIVSVSSQIFCGHLGNLELAASTLGNSGIQLLTYGVMLGMGSAVETLCGQAYGANKHEMLGIYMQRSTILLTLTGIPLLTIYIFSKQILIFLGESKTVASAAALFVYGLIPQVFAYAANFPIQKFLQAQSIVNPSAYISAGALVVHLFLTWLVLYVFNWGLLGAGFVLSLSWWIIVVGQFIYILVSDRCKETWTGFSMLAFSGLWGFFKLSVASAVMLCLEAWYYQIIMLIAGLLPDPEVTLDSLSVCVTILGWVFMVSVGFNAAASVRVSNELGAGHPKSAAFSVLVVTLTSLIIAFMFGIVSLVFRHQLSYAFTSGQVVSDAVSDLAPFLAGAILLNGVQPVLSGVAVGCGWQAFVAYVNIGCYYIVGIPVGAVLGFKFNLGAKGVWLGMMGGTAMQTIILIWVTIRTDWNKEVDKARSRLDKWAGVKEENCDK; this is translated from the exons ATGGATTCATCGTCGTCTCTAGATCAAGGAGTGAACGAATCTTTGTTGAAATCCCAAATACAGGATGCGGAGGTTAGCTCGGAGCTCGAGGGCATCCTTTCGGATACATCCTTGTCACGGCGCCGCCGCCTCCAGAAAGCCACAGCACTCGAGCTCCGCTATCTATTCAGGCTTGCAGGTCCTGCGATCGTAGTTTATCTGCTGAATAATATTGTTTCCGTGTCTTCCCAGATATTTTGCGGGCATCTCGGTAATCTGGAACTCGCTGCTTCTACTTTGGGAAACAGTGGCATCCAGCTTTTGACGTATGGAGTCATG CTCGGAATGGGAAGTGCGGTAGAAACCTTGTGTGGGCAAGCATACGGAGCGAACAAACATGAAATGCTCGGAATATATATGCAAAGATCAACAATCCTCCTCACGCTCACAGGCATCCCCCTACTGACCATCTACATATTTTCCAAGCAAATCTTGATCTTCCTCGGGGAATCAAAGACAGTCGCATCAGCAGCCGCACTATTTGTGTATGGCCTAATACCTCAAGTATTTGCATACGCTGCAAATTTCCCCATCCAAAAATTCTTGCAAGCACAGAGCATAGTGAACCCGAGCGCTTATATCTCGGCAGGAGCATTGGTTGTGCACCTTTTCTTGACGTGGCTCGTGTTGTATGTGTTTAATTGGGGTCTTTTGGGTGCTGGTTTTGTACTTAGTCTGTCATGGTGGATTATAGTTGTGGGGCAGTTTATTTACATTTTGGTATCAGACCGGTGTAAGGAGACGTGGACCGGGTTCAGTATGTTGGCGTTTTCCGGGCTGTGGGGGTTCTTTAAACTGTCGGTTGCATCTGCTGTTATGCTGTGCTTGGAGGCTTGGTATTATCAGATTATAATGTTGATTGCTGGTTTGCTGCCTGATCCCGAAGTGACACTCGACTCTTTGTCTGTCTG TGTGACTATCCTCGGATGGGTGTTTATGGTGTCTGTGGGGTTCAACGCTGCAGCGAG TGTTAGGGTTAGCAATGAGCTTGGAGCGGGGCACCCGAAATCGGCTGCATTTAGTGTGTTGGTGGTGACCTTAACCTCTTTAATTATTGCATTCATGTTCGGCATCGTCTCCCTCGTGTTCCGTCATCAGCTCAGTTACGCCTTCACCTCTGGCCAAGTTGTTTCTGATGCTGTCTCAGATCTTGCACCATTTTTAGCTGGAGCCATTCTGCTTAATGGGGTTCAACCCGTTTTATCTG GTGTTGCTGTTGGATGTGGATGGCAAGCATTTGTTGCTTACGTGAACATTGGTTGTTACTACATAGTTGGTATTCCAGTGGGCGCTGTTCTTGGCTTCAAATTCAACCTCGGTGCCAAG GGGGTATGGTTGGGCATGATGGGAGGGACAGCCATGCAGACCATAATCTTAATATGGGTCACCATTCGCACCGACTGGAATAAAGAG GTGGATAAAGCAAGGAGTCGATTGGACAAATGGGCTGGCGTAAAGGAAGAAAATTGCGACAAATGA
- the LOC140838568 gene encoding basic leucine zipper 34 — MAQLPPKVPSMTQNWPQFSPQSMSNDHNLSINNLTSNPSWNIDEFLNYSSVRRGSHRRSASDSVAFLDPPIVEECWRQSSIVPNGSILINTNDDMGCDEFERFDDEQFMSMFTDEAGPTMSCSNPSSPSPSDHNSMDDDVQKLGSSYCHLKPKSEPEEVQSSCKSDELNAEHTPDNSNEKIFDPKRIKRILANRQSAQRSRVRKLQYVSELERSVTSLQAEVSVLSPRVAFLDHQRLVLNVDNSVLKQRIAALAQDQVFKEAHQEALKREIERLRIIYCEQNIKNMDNSNVPLPKSPLGTADTNRASENIEQLVN; from the exons ATGGCGCAGTTGCCTCCAAAAGTGCCGAGCATGACACAGAATTGGCCTCAATTTTCACCGCAAAGCATGTCAAATGATCACAACTTATCAATAAACAATCTCACGTCAAACCCATCGTGGAATATCGATGAGTTTCTCAACTACTCATCGGTTCGTCGCGGATCACACCGGAGGTCTGCCAGCGACTCCGTCGCGTTTCTTGATCCGCCGATAGTCGAAGAATGCTGGAGGCAATCATCAATAGTACCAAATGGGAGCATTCTGATCAACACGAATGATGATATGGGTTGTGACGAGTTCGAAAGATTCGACGATGAGCAGTTCATGTCCATGTTCACCGACGAGGCGGGGCCCACGATGTCGTGCTCGAACCCTTCGTCTCCATCTCCGTCTGATCATAACAGCATGGATGACGATGTGCAGAAACTAGGTTCGTCGTACTGTCATCTGAAGCCTAAGAGTGAACCCGAGGAAGTGCAAAGCTCATGCAAATCCGACGAGCTCAACGCCGAGCATACTCCAGATAATTCAAATGAGAAAATTTTTGATCCAAAAAGGATTAAGAG aattCTTGCCAATCGGCAATCTGCTCAAAGGTCAAGAGTCAGGAAACTACAGTACGTATCCGAGCTAGAACGCAGTGTTACTTCGCTTCAA GCTGAAGTTTCAGTGTTGTCCCCGAGGGTAGCTTTTCTGGACCACCAGCGCCTGGTACTCAATGTTGACAACAGTGTTCTCAAGCAAAGAATTGCAGCTTTAGCCCAAGATCAAGTTTTTAAAGAAG CCCATCAAGAAGCGTTAAAAAGAGAAATTGAGAGGCTGAGGATAATATATTGTGAACAAAATATAAAGAACATGGACAACTCTAACGTGCCACTGCCGAAATCACCACTGGGGACCGCTGATACTAACCGTGCTTCTGAGAATATTGAGCAACTAGTTAACTGA
- the LOC140838565 gene encoding glucosidase 2 subunit beta isoform X5 — translation MAAFAVCLFLFSLCIQVPCSSSSSHGIHPLDEKYYHGDFIRCKDGSKSFSRERLNDNFCDCLDGTDEPGTSACPAGKFYCRNAGSTPRFLFSSRVNDDICDCCDGSDEYDGTVICPNTCVMGGNIVYQTRDYDSFGNSRKSKPGINTEESTHKLRGLKALVWLQLGFVVFFVTFRLFCKRRARRRTR, via the exons ATGGCAGCTTTTGCTGTTTGTCTGTTCCTTTTTTCTCTCTGCATTCAAGTCCCTTGTTCCTCGTCTTCTTCGCATGGGATCCATCCCTTAG ATGAAAAGTACTACCATGGAGATTTCATCAGATGTAAAGATGGGTCCAAATCCTTTTCCAGAGAACGTCTCAATGACAACTTCTGCGATTGCTTAGATGGAACCGATGAACCTG GAACTTCTGCATGCCCAGCTGGTAAATTCTACTGCAGAAATGCAGGAAGTACTCCAAGATTCTTATTTTCATCTCGTGTGAATGATGATATTTGTG ATTGTTGTGATGggagtgatgaatatgatggaACTGTAATCTGTCCCAACACCTGCGTCATGGGTGGAAATATTGTTTACCAAACAAGAGATTACGACTCATTTGGTAATTCAAGAAAAAGTAAACCTGGGATTAATACGGAGGAGTCGACACATAAACTTAGAG GTTTGAAGGCTTTGGTCTGGCTCCAGCTGggttttgttgttttttttgtGACCTTTCGACTATTTTGCAAACGTAGAGCCAGAAGAAGAACTCGTTGA
- the LOC140838567 gene encoding uncharacterized protein, producing MSSPSHCPESVKQQQINESGEDPLSLNLTRETPNQPDPPSNPDGEEGEGEEQEQEQEQEPEEQEEEGEEQETPQNPLLQMGMNLDVVPPIVDPHESVSGVTLASPSDNPNPRRGPNKRKKAKPNLRKQRSILRKLESLKVNFNPIPFIPVKILDFSKHEKLLKKLGLWDFVHIDFDRNIRVDLIGQLVVSYDPKLQCGYVDGHRISFIRGDFARAFKLPSKKKANVGGVEAAVLDVEDVSDDSIGFILEFVSDWVLLHEDAWITPNPVMKWLSLIKGGQPEKVDWAGLFRFMVENELKQGGQLGDCYYASHLQYLLKFQRETVFTRQDDLVAEKVEVEVEAETKGEEKEINEENVIAGSSILDDQGEKSYVVEAPSIELTLGQDGGKEVIMQDLEMTDVEMTDVEKCKGDGDGDGDGDDDNDEDDVDDEDREEVGKEQGQWLLRGENNLGEHFLQPCSVEDGEGFENLEDEDGQGFDNLEDGKEDDVEETEGDGDGQDFDNLEDGKEDDVEETEGDGGDHGFDVFPAVNDLDGEGLTGNFLQAMEANQAAFNSQERLHGPSSVDTTRDDMRCMDPSPSFFDPSGKRVIEHDTDMGHDSLDDSNKRSRINESWNHKPIDFHTCMEEIQQLVGKTRMLYEEREQALEQVNMNQQILLNELQKRDALMEHLHKSRMEEMQKKDGLIYRLERELYLAESVIDGYRKALKETRKTFAEYRQSVQLTEEPTYKDAGPGGLMLSTTEIEKIRQKQEEYNTNCLLVEQKFKEAEEQRMHEFNAYVDKINILDKKLTDVEAAAKELIQSYGTRNVQPTEDKVDEVSTPPHPIE from the coding sequence ATGTCCAGTCCCTCGCACTGCCCAGAATCTGTAAAGCAGCAACAGATCAATGAATCCGGCGAGGATCCTCTCTCACTAAACCTAACTCGAGAAACCCCTAATCAACCCGACCCACCATCAAATCCCGACGGTGAAGAGGGGGAAGgagaagaacaagaacaagagCAAGAGCAAGAACCGGAAGAACAAGAAGAAGAGGGGGAAGAACAAGAAACCCCCCAAAACCCATTACTTCAAATGGGTATGAATCTCGATGTCGTCCCGCCTATTGTTGACCCCCACGAGTCAGTTTCTGGTGTCACTCTCGCGTCACCCTCCGACAACCCAAACCCTCGGCGAGGACCGAACAAGCGAAAGAAGGCTAAGCCCAACCTGAGAAAACAGCGGTCCATCCTGAGAAAGTTAGAATCTTTGAAGGTAAACTTTAATCCCATTCCCTTCATACCCGTAAAGATTCTTGATTTTTCCAAGCATGAGAAGCTTTTGAAGAAGCTTGGCCTGTGGGATTTCGTTCACATTGATTTCGATAGGAATATAAGGGTGGACTTGATTGGGCAGTTGGTTGTTAGTTATGATCCCAAATTGCAGTGTGGTTACGTGGATGGTCACCGCATTTCTTTCATCAGGGGTGACTTTGCTCGTGCGTTCAAGCTGCCTTCAAAAAAGAAAGCCAATGTGGGTGGGGTGGAAGCTGCGGTGTTGGATGTTGAGGATGTGTCGGACGATTCAATAGGGTTCATTCTGGAGTTTGTATCGGATTGGGTTCTTTTGCACGAAGACGCGTGGATAACACCGAACCCGGTTATGAAGTGGTTAAGTTTGATAAAGGGTGGACAACCTGAGAAGGTGGACTGGGCTGGATTGTTTAGGTTCATGGTGGAGAATGAGTTGAAGCAGGGGGGTCAGTTGGGGGATTGCTACTATGCATCTCATTTGCAGTACTTGTTGAAGTTTCAGCGTGAGACGGTGTTCACAAGGCAGGATGATCTGGTGGCTGAaaaggtggaggtggaggtggaagCAGAAACCAAGggagaagaaaaagaaatcaATGAGGAGAATGTGATTGCCGGTAGTTCAATATTGGATGATCAGGGTGAGAAAAGTTATGTTGTCGAGGCGCCGAGCATTGAACTCACCCTTGGACAAGATGGTGGGAAGGAAGTAATCATGCAAGATCTTGAGATGACTGATGTTGAAATGACAGATGTTGAGAAATGCAAGGGTGATGGTGATGGTGATGGTGATGGTGATGATGATAATGATGAAGATGATGTTGATGACGAAGATCGGGAGGAGGTGGGCAAGGAGCAAGGACAGTGGCTTTTACGTGGGGAGAACAATCTGGGAGAGCATTTCTTACAACCTTGCAGCGTGGAAGATGGTGAAGGCTTTGAAAACCTTGAGGATGAAGATGGTCAAGGCTTTGACAACCTTGAGGATGGCAAAGAAGATGACGTAGAGGAGACAGAAGGGGATGGCGATGGTCAAGACTTTGACAACCTTGAGGATGGCAAAGAAGATGACGTAGAGGAGACAGAAGGGGATGGCGGTGatcatggatttgatgtttttcCTGCTGTTAATGATCTTGATGGTGAAGGGCTCACGGGTAATTTTCTTCAAGCCATGGAAGCAAACCAGGCTGCCTTTAATTCACAGGAGCGGCTTCATGGCCCTTCTTCGGTGGATACTACTAGGGATGATATGCGGTGCATGGATCCTAGCCCATCTTTCTTTGACCCCTCGGGTAAAAGGGTTATTGAACATGACACTGATATGGGCCACGATTCACTCGATGATAGCAACAAGAGATCGAGGATCAATGAATCCTGGAACCATAAACCTATAGATTTTCATACCTGTATGGAAGAAATTCAGCAACTGGTGGGAAAAACTAGGATGTTGTATGAAGAGAGGGAACAAGCACTGGAACAGGTAAATATGAATCAACAGATCTTGCTCAATGAGTTGCAGAAACGGGATGCCCTGATGGAACATTTGCACAAGAGTAGAATGGAAGAGATGCAAAAGAAAGACGGGCTGATTTATCGCCTGGAGCGTGAATTATATCTAGCGGAGAGTGTCATCGACGGTTACCGCAAGGCTTTGAAAGAAACCCGTAAGACATTTGCAGAGTACAGGCAGAGCGTTCAACTTACTGAAGAGCCGACATACAAGGATGCTGGACCTGGGGGTCTTATGTTGAGCACAACCGAAATAGAGAAGATACGCCAGAAGCAGGAGGAGTATAATACGAACTGTTTACTTGTGGAACAAAAGTTCAAGGAGGCAGAAGAGCAACGTATGCATGAGTTTAATGCATACGTCGATAAAATCAATATTCTTGATAAGAAGTTGACAGATGTAGAGGCGGCTGCTAAAGAACTCATTCAATCCTATGGAACTCGAAATGTTCAACCAACTGAAGACAAAGTAGATGAAGTTTCAACGCCGCCTCATCCGATTGAATGA